The following DNA comes from Methanothrix sp..
TAGCCGGACTTGAAGGACTCTATCAACTCCTCCGGCCGGTCGTGGGTGCTCTCCAAGGTCTGGAAATAGACGTGCACATCCACCCCCTGAGCCTCAACCGAACGCTCATAAAATGCCAGGCCGAAGTCGATCAGGCAGATCCCCTCCCTCACCAGGATCATATTGGAGGTGGTAAGGTCTCCATGGATGATCCCACCCCGGTGCAGCTTTCCCACCATCTCCCCCACCTTGCTTGAGAGCGCCGGGCAGATCACATCCTTGAGTTTATCCCCCTGTACGTGCTCCATCCTCAGCTCAAACCGGGACACATCGCAGATGATGGGGGTGAGGACTCCATGCCTGCGGGCCTCAGAGGTGATCCTTGCCTCCCTAATGGTCCTCTCCTGACGGATGCGTTCGTCCAAGGCGGGCAGGCGGTAGCTCTTGGGAAGCCGCCACTTCCTGACCACTCCATTCTCAAGGGTTATGACTGCTTCTGCCCCTCTTCCTATCTCCATGAGGCCTGCATCTCCTGCCAACTCCCACCTGCCAGCTTCCATCTGTCAGCTCCCATCTGATCTCTCCGTATTTATTCTCCCATCCCCACCTAAGAGGCCCTCTATATAAGGGCCATGACCTCAAGGGCCACGATCTCCATCTTCGAAGATGTCATTCTCCTCCAGTGCTCCCAGGCAGAGTCACTCTACTGGACCCCTCTCTTTTCCGTACTGCAGATGCTGGAAGCAGATCTGGAGATTGGGCCTGCCGGGCAAGCAGCAGTGCTCCTTGATCGTCAATCCTTTCCACAGGAAAAAATTTTATCCTTATCCAGAAAGGGGGGAGCATGATCATAGATGTGGTAGTCGCGAGCACCTCTCGCTATAACAGCTTCGGTACGGTCACCGATCCGGATAGAGCAGAGGACCTGTCCGGAAAGATAATACTGGAAAGGATCAGCAGGGCAGGGCATACCGGCAAATACCAGCTTCTTCCCGATGGAATAGAGCCCATCCAGCAAGCAGTGAAATCGAGCACTGCTGATGCCATAGTGATCTGCGGCGGCACGGGGCTCACCCGCCTGGACCAGACGATCGAGGCGGTAGAGCCGCTCTTTGAGAAGAGGCTTCCGGGATTTGGGGAGATATTCCGCTGGCAGAGCATGCAGGAGGTTGGCACCCGCGCCATGTTGACCCGGGCAACGGCAGGGGTGCACAGAAAGAGGCCTGTATTCTGCCTGCCCGGCTCTCCCGCTGCCGCCCGACTGGGCATAGAGCTGATCTTAGCAGAGATAGAGCATATACTGAAGCACGTGGCTGAGTAGAAAAAAATATTAGTTATCAAATCAAGTCCTGATGCTTCGGAGTAGCCTTTTATATCATTAGTGCACCAATAAGCACATAGAGCTATACACGGAGATTTGGCCAATGGAGACGGAGATTCCAGTGCGAGATATCATGACCCGGCCGGTGATCACTGCTGATGCCGACATGGATATATTGAGCGCTGCCAAGAGGATGGGCTCGGCCAACGTGGGGAGTCTGATAATAGTATCAGCAGATATGATCACAGGCATTCTGACGGAGAGGGACCTGGTAAGAAAGGTCGTAGCTCAGGGCGTCGATCCCAGAAATTTGAGGGTGAGAGATGTCATGAGCTCGCCTGTGACTACAATCGAACCAGATGCGAGCTTGCGGGATGCGGCCGCTCTGATGCTCCGCGTGGGGGTAAAACGACTGCCGGTGATTCATAAAGGGAAGCTTGTGGGGATAATCACTGACACCGACCTGATCTCTGGCTCCTCGCTGGGATTGAATGATATCCTGAGCGATCTATTGGAGATGCACCGGGAGAGCATTCACTTCGAGCAGCCTCGAGGGGCGGTGAGTGGAATCTGTGAGGTCTGCGGCCAGCTTTCGGATAATCTGGAAAACGTGAATGGTGAGTTGCTCTGCTGGAGCTGCAGGGACGGAAATCGATAGCTTTAACATGATTGCAATATGGCAAAATGCGATATGGCAAAATGCAATATGGCAAAATGCGATATGGCAAAATGCAATATGGCAAAATGCGATATGGCAAAATGCAATATGGCAAAATGCGATATGGCAAAATGCGATATGGCAAAATGCAATATGGCAAAATGCAATATGGCAATTGCGGGACAGCAGGGGAGTTTAAATGCTAGTCGAAGACATTTTCTCTAGAGATCCTCTTTATGTGGAGGACTCCACCTATCTGACCAAGGCACGCCAGTTGATCAGAGATAACCATGTGCGAGGGCTGCCAGTTGTGGATAGCAGCGGCCAGGTTCTGGGGGTCATAACCTCGCAGGATGCACTTCGGGTGACCTCAACCAGATCGAATGTTACAGTCTCTGGATTCATAACGGCAGTACCCACAGTGGTCGGCGACACCGATGTGCTTGATGCAGCAAGGCTCATGCTTAAAGAGAAGAGCAACCTGCTTCCGGTGGTCGAATCCCAAGAGGATAAGGCCCTCAGAGGTGTTGTGACTATAATCGACATATTCAAGCATTTGGATTTATCTAAAATTCCCAAAAAGCAGATAAGCGAGATCATGAGCACCAAGGTGGTAACCGCCCGCCTCGATGAGCCGGTTACCAAGGTCTGGGAGCGAATGGTCAGCCAGGACTTCACCGGTCTGCCCATGGTGAGGGAGGATAAGCCTGTAGGAATGATCACCAGATTTGATATACTCAAGAGAGGATGGGCCAGGATCAGCAAAGAGAGCGAGACCCGACCGACAGACTCAATGCACCTTCTGGCTGAGAAGCTGATGAGCTCTCCCCTCTACAGCCTCAAGCCGACGGCCAGCGTTGCCGAGGCTATAGAGTTTATGCTCAAGCATGATGTGGGCAGGGTATCAGTGGTAGACGGGGGAAGGATCACGGGAATAGTAGATAGAAGCGATCTGATAAGATGTTACCTGGGTGAGTGAGTATGAGCAATGGTCCAACTACTGGAAAAGAGATAACAAGGATTCCGCAAAAGAACGATCGAATGCCAAGAGCCCCCGGCTCGGGGGAGAGAGGACCTCTGCAGTTCAACTCCAGGCATGCCAAGCATGTCAGCGAGGTGCTAAGCGCAGCGTCGCCGGATGTGGTCACCGTCCCCCCTACCACCACCATCATGGGGGCGATAAAGACCATGACCTTCTATGGCTTCTCCAGGCTTCCCATTGTAGATGCCGGCACCAAGAGGCTGCTGGGCTTTGTGACATCGGTGGATATTGTAGACTTTCTGGGCGGCGGGCTGCGGCATAACCTTCTGCAGGAGAAGTACCATGGCAATATCTTCACCGCCATAAATGCCGATATAAGGGAGATAATGAGCAGCAAGCTCATCTATGCCAGCGAGAACTCCTCCCTGCCAGAGGTCTTGAAGCTGATGTACGAGAAGAACGTTGGCGGCCTTCCAATAGTGGATGAGGATACCCGTATAAAGGGGATAATCACCGAAGAGGACTTCGTCCGCTCCTGCCGGGGGGTGGATACAACTCTGCTGGTGGAATCCTTCATGAGCCCCAATGTGGTAACTGCGCCCGCCCAGACCACAATTGAGAAGATGACCCGGATGATCATCCAGAAGGGCTTCCGGCGGATGCCAGTGGTCCAGGATGGTGTCCTCATGGGAATGGTCACCGCATCGGATATAATGAAATACATGGGCAGTGGCGAGGCATTCGAGAAGGTGGTTACAGGCGCCATCGGCGAGGTGATGGACCAGCCCATAAAGGGCCTGATCAAGAGGAGCCTGATCACCATTGATAGGAAGATGAACCTCGGCCACGCAGCCAGAAAGATGATCGACAACGAGATTGGATCGATGCCCGTTATGGACAGGGGTTCATTAGCGGGGATTCTGACGGAAAGAGACTTCGTGAGGGCTTTAGCAGAGAACAGAGGAATACTGCCATGATCATAAAGAAAGTCAAAGACTACATGAGCACCCCGGTAAATGTCATTGAGCGGAACGAGCCCATCCAGAGAGCCAGAAATCTGATGTTCAAGTACTCCATCGGCCGGCTGCCGGTCATGGACAATGGCAAGCTGGTGGGCATAGTCACCAAATACGATATCACCAACCGGATCAGCCAGGCAGCCCCAGAATGGCGAAGGAGGCCCATAGACAAGATCCCCATCCAGGTGGTCATGACCGAGAAGCCGATAACTATATTCCCCGATGCCACCATGCCTCAGGCAGCGGAGTTGATGATCGAGAATGACTTCAGCGGCCTGCCGGTGGAGAAGGATGGAGAGATCGTGGGCATGGTAACCTCCCGGGATATGGTGAGGTACTTCTCCGATCAGGATGTATCATCAAAGGTGGAGGATCTGATGAGCAAGAATATCCTCGCTGTGCATCGCCATCATACCATCAGCCACATACTGGATGAGATGAATGCTCAGGGCCTCAGCCGGGCATTGGTCTATGAGGGCGGCAACGTTCCAGTAGGCATAGTGACCCGTTCAGGTCTCACCTTCTCCCAGATCATGGGGCCCAAGGACGAGATGGAGGCCAAGAGCATCAAGATGACCAGAAAGGAGAGCACTGCTGGGAGAAAGCAGCAGCGATACATAAAAGAGATGCCCTTCGTAGCCGAGGACGTCATGACATCGCCCGTATACTCTCTGGCCCCGGAGATGGGGGCTGTACAGGCCAGCAAGACCCTGGCAGAGAAGCATATCATCGGCATGCCTGTGGTGAAGGGGAATGAGGTGGTGGGCTACTTCTCAGCCGATGAGATCATAGCAGAGATTGGCAGGTGGAAGTGATGCAGGTTAAGGAGATTATGACAGAGCCCGTTTCCATAGATAAATCGGAACGGTTGAGCCATGCACTGGATATCATGGAGAAGAACGATCTGCGCAGGCTCCTGGTCACCAATAAGGGCAAGATAGGGGGCATAACCACCACCAGGCAGATCGCTCGTGTTCTTGGTGCCCGCAAAGCATTGGGCATGCCCGCCTCCTCTTTGCATGTGGCATCGGCCACCATGGACAGCGTGATCAAGGTTCTGCCGGACATGGATATGGATGATGCCATGGTCCTATTGCAGAAGACATCAGTACTGGTGGCAGTGGATGGGGATAAGATCTTGGGCTGGGTCAGGCCAAGGGAGATCCTGGAGAAGGCCACTGTGAGCGGGGTGGCCGCAGATGCCATGAGACATCCTCTCACCGCCAATCCGAGCGACCGGCTGGTTCATGCCCGGCGCACAATCCTGGACAGGGATATCGGAAGGCTTCCTGTGGTGGAGTCAGGGCGGCTGGTGGGGATAATAACCGAGGGAGATGTGGCCCGGGCTCTTCGGGCCTTCAGGGATCTGAACGACACTGCCAGCAAGCAACATGCTCGCATCTACAATATCCTGGTCTCAGATGTGATGACCCATGATGTCAAGTTCGTCTACACTGATACTCCCTTAGAAGAGGTCAAGAGGATTATTCTCACAGATAACATAGGCGGCCTGCCTGTGCTCAACCACAGGGAGGAGGTAGTCGGCGTGATCACCAGGCGGTCCATACTGGATTATCTGGTGAGGACTGGATGAATCTGCAAAGGGTTGCAGAGAAGCTGGGAATAACAGTAGATCGCTTGGAAAGCCTGCAAGAGACGAAGGTATCCAAATCGTTTTGGCCCGAGCCTCAACTGCTGAGGTTTGATAAGGAGATCTCGGGAATTGAGGCCGGGACGGTGATTTTCGAGAGTGGGGAGATCGTTTGGGGCTATCCCCGCATCCGCCGTCCTCTGATGCTCGAAGCAGCCATAAAAGACCATTTCATCGATTCTGTGGCAGTGGAGGAGAAGATGAACGGACATAATGTTCGCATCACATCCATAGACGGGAATATTGTGGCCCTGACCAGGGGAGGCTTCATCTGCCCTTATTCCACTGAGGTGGCAGCAAGGCTCTTGCCGGAGGAGATATTCGAGAGGCTCCCAGGCCTGGTCTTATGTGCAGAGATGGTGGGCCCGGAAAACCCTTATGTCTCCTCTGAGGTCTATCCCACAGACAGCATCGATCTGTATCTCTTCGATGTCGCCCAGAAGAACCGGCGGGGGACCTATGGAGTATATAAAACCCAGGAGATAGCAGAGGAGTTCGGCCTGAGGGCAACGGCATTCTTTGGAGAGTTCCCATTGAAGACTGCTCATCAGAGGATCAGAGAGATAATACTCAAACTGGGCCGGCAAGGGAGGGAGGGGGTGGTGTTGAAGGATCCGAAAAACAGGGTAGAGCCCCTCAAATACACCAGCTCCGAGTCTAACTGCAGCGATCTGGAGATAGCCTTCCGCTACTATAAC
Coding sequences within:
- a CDS encoding Kae1-associated kinase Bud32, encoding MEAGRWELAGDAGLMEIGRGAEAVITLENGVVRKWRLPKSYRLPALDERIRQERTIREARITSEARRHGVLTPIICDVSRFELRMEHVQGDKLKDVICPALSSKVGEMVGKLHRGGIIHGDLTTSNMILVREGICLIDFGLAFYERSVEAQGVDVHVYFQTLESTHDRPEELIESFKSGYLRVYPQGKAVLERVKEIKARGRYL
- a CDS encoding molybdenum cofactor biosynthesis protein B, yielding MIIDVVVASTSRYNSFGTVTDPDRAEDLSGKIILERISRAGHTGKYQLLPDGIEPIQQAVKSSTADAIVICGGTGLTRLDQTIEAVEPLFEKRLPGFGEIFRWQSMQEVGTRAMLTRATAGVHRKRPVFCLPGSPAAARLGIELILAEIEHILKHVAE
- a CDS encoding cyclic nucleotide-binding/CBS domain-containing protein translates to METEIPVRDIMTRPVITADADMDILSAAKRMGSANVGSLIIVSADMITGILTERDLVRKVVAQGVDPRNLRVRDVMSSPVTTIEPDASLRDAAALMLRVGVKRLPVIHKGKLVGIITDTDLISGSSLGLNDILSDLLEMHRESIHFEQPRGAVSGICEVCGQLSDNLENVNGELLCWSCRDGNR
- a CDS encoding pentapeptide repeat-containing protein, whose product is MAKCDMAKCNMAKCDMAKCNMAKCDMAKCNMAKCDMAKCDMAKCNMAKCNMAIAGQQGSLNASRRHFL
- a CDS encoding HPP family protein; amino-acid sequence: MLVEDIFSRDPLYVEDSTYLTKARQLIRDNHVRGLPVVDSSGQVLGVITSQDALRVTSTRSNVTVSGFITAVPTVVGDTDVLDAARLMLKEKSNLLPVVESQEDKALRGVVTIIDIFKHLDLSKIPKKQISEIMSTKVVTARLDEPVTKVWERMVSQDFTGLPMVREDKPVGMITRFDILKRGWARISKESETRPTDSMHLLAEKLMSSPLYSLKPTASVAEAIEFMLKHDVGRVSVVDGGRITGIVDRSDLIRCYLGE
- a CDS encoding CBS domain-containing protein; protein product: MPRAPGSGERGPLQFNSRHAKHVSEVLSAASPDVVTVPPTTTIMGAIKTMTFYGFSRLPIVDAGTKRLLGFVTSVDIVDFLGGGLRHNLLQEKYHGNIFTAINADIREIMSSKLIYASENSSLPEVLKLMYEKNVGGLPIVDEDTRIKGIITEEDFVRSCRGVDTTLLVESFMSPNVVTAPAQTTIEKMTRMIIQKGFRRMPVVQDGVLMGMVTASDIMKYMGSGEAFEKVVTGAIGEVMDQPIKGLIKRSLITIDRKMNLGHAARKMIDNEIGSMPVMDRGSLAGILTERDFVRALAENRGILP
- a CDS encoding CBS domain-containing protein, yielding MIIKKVKDYMSTPVNVIERNEPIQRARNLMFKYSIGRLPVMDNGKLVGIVTKYDITNRISQAAPEWRRRPIDKIPIQVVMTEKPITIFPDATMPQAAELMIENDFSGLPVEKDGEIVGMVTSRDMVRYFSDQDVSSKVEDLMSKNILAVHRHHTISHILDEMNAQGLSRALVYEGGNVPVGIVTRSGLTFSQIMGPKDEMEAKSIKMTRKESTAGRKQQRYIKEMPFVAEDVMTSPVYSLAPEMGAVQASKTLAEKHIIGMPVVKGNEVVGYFSADEIIAEIGRWK
- a CDS encoding CBS domain-containing protein; its protein translation is MTEPVSIDKSERLSHALDIMEKNDLRRLLVTNKGKIGGITTTRQIARVLGARKALGMPASSLHVASATMDSVIKVLPDMDMDDAMVLLQKTSVLVAVDGDKILGWVRPREILEKATVSGVAADAMRHPLTANPSDRLVHARRTILDRDIGRLPVVESGRLVGIITEGDVARALRAFRDLNDTASKQHARIYNILVSDVMTHDVKFVYTDTPLEEVKRIILTDNIGGLPVLNHREEVVGVITRRSILDYLVRTG
- a CDS encoding RNA ligase, producing MNLQRVAEKLGITVDRLESLQETKVSKSFWPEPQLLRFDKEISGIEAGTVIFESGEIVWGYPRIRRPLMLEAAIKDHFIDSVAVEEKMNGHNVRITSIDGNIVALTRGGFICPYSTEVAARLLPEEIFERLPGLVLCAEMVGPENPYVSSEVYPTDSIDLYLFDVAQKNRRGTYGVYKTQEIAEEFGLRATAFFGEFPLKTAHQRIREIILKLGRQGREGVVLKDPKNRVEPLKYTSSESNCSDLEIAFRYYNDYAQDFFLSRAVREGFQSVEWKEPEEERRERARRIGESILLPLIETIEKKQRGETITQRIQIRVESLATARGFEYHLRRCGIRAIFDQPLPEDDGYRIGITKIIMSTNDKTEALLDGEMW